CGAATCCTCTGTTGCGCCTCGAGCATCTCGTGCCTCAGTTCAATCTTCGAGGGGCATACGTACGAGCACAACCCGCACCCGACGCACAGGTCCACGCCGAGACGCTCCGCATCGTCTATTGCGTCCGCGTACAGGGCCTTGTGGATGACGTGCGGCATGATGCGGGCCGGGCAGACCGTCTCGCACTGGCCGCACGCAATGCACGCCCGCTTCT
The Planctomycetota bacterium DNA segment above includes these coding regions:
- a CDS encoding 4Fe-4S dicluster domain-containing protein, with protein sequence RREPFGWLRPGWNRASYSRCYLSALHRPQPERLTTAMRGEKRACIACGQCETVCPARIMPHVIHKALYADAIDDAERLGVDLCVGCGLCSYVCPSKIELRHEMLEAQQRIREEREHAEAAKAEEVKG